In Mycoplasma sp. Mirounga ES2805-ORL, a single window of DNA contains:
- the mip gene encoding Ig-specific serine endopeptidase MIP, whose protein sequence is MKKRIKNILALELLAPIFVSPFVLSSGCSSDKADKSKKNKPIDELKSDIETYKQVIDGFFDQFANKTAELNELDNSNSLFLIQPVEGKMVQGSLDKLLPTQFEKYTKNGSFKVVFNPSNKNSKDLEKIFSIKISNVILGDKVQAIKEGSAEISFEITNLLDSNTEYKLIKVNGFKSNSAGINEDGYLPGASDSLKPKKSEISKYALEYSQDKRFDIDNEKYMRILKNQYQQPLNVVRNEISNTTLASKIYDEKAKKIKLDTYENSAYKGFTLPVYNGNNEFQGLALNLKNGEVSKGPSWVDSLGKSDENKISGLARVLINENYLKIAHQTYSVSFTNKKPDIKDDNKIKEYSDTGTMWILDYQERKDGKYPTKWYFGTNVHVTDNIKDDTPKFSILKLKNDVKVGTKLHTSGFDDRFENFIFDKKNENIKVVYQAKDYLRDNPLDYLVQSQKNEIKQMQEFLDFAVIEIDFEKINPSEITVLSKNNWVTKYKDLDSYNFAKEITNNYYGLSKDEKVKFKSHSYLNNYQQIDFPLALKSNQSFPENIDQLFALGYPNSSGDFFLKPYEDDDERDPKISKWNYSLWTNSDYTFYDLVNNPNSFNDPKQLAKFNKGNFLSYQIGYRTFSDKPGVVDSFISSPIVGRNLYIDPYFAHPKQDKMKYIHYGLEYALRHYAPVGGSSGSSVRTKNNELVGVYHASNVVAKTGLVAAFRSEGFNYNKLYGDYNLPQYDLIYGGGKNQQNSYREALIKLYGEDIKTAIFDQGLNSKYIPEEFQFH, encoded by the coding sequence ATGAAAAAAAGAATAAAAAATATTTTAGCTTTAGAATTACTTGCACCTATTTTTGTTTCTCCATTTGTTTTATCTTCTGGTTGTTCAAGTGATAAAGCGGACAAATCTAAAAAAAATAAACCGATTGATGAATTAAAAAGTGATATAGAAACATACAAACAAGTTATTGATGGTTTTTTTGACCAATTTGCTAATAAAACAGCTGAATTAAATGAATTAGATAATTCAAATTCACTATTTTTAATACAACCTGTTGAAGGTAAAATGGTACAAGGAAGTTTGGATAAATTATTGCCTACTCAATTTGAAAAGTACACAAAAAATGGCTCATTTAAAGTCGTATTTAACCCATCAAATAAAAATAGCAAAGATCTAGAAAAAATTTTCTCAATTAAAATTTCTAATGTTATTTTAGGCGACAAAGTTCAAGCTATTAAAGAGGGTTCTGCAGAAATTTCTTTTGAAATTACTAACTTATTAGATTCAAACACTGAGTATAAACTAATTAAAGTTAATGGTTTTAAATCAAATTCTGCCGGCATTAATGAAGATGGTTATTTACCCGGTGCATCAGATTCATTAAAACCTAAAAAGTCTGAAATTAGCAAGTATGCATTAGAATACTCTCAAGATAAAAGATTTGATATTGATAATGAAAAATACATGAGAATTTTGAAAAACCAATATCAACAACCATTAAATGTTGTTAGAAATGAAATATCAAATACTACTTTAGCTTCAAAAATATACGATGAAAAAGCTAAAAAAATAAAGCTCGATACATATGAAAACTCAGCATACAAAGGTTTTACATTACCTGTTTATAATGGAAATAATGAATTTCAAGGTTTAGCTCTAAATTTAAAAAATGGTGAAGTATCAAAAGGTCCTTCATGAGTTGATTCTTTAGGAAAATCAGATGAAAACAAAATTAGCGGTTTAGCAAGAGTTTTGATTAATGAAAACTATTTAAAAATAGCTCATCAAACATATTCGGTATCGTTTACAAATAAAAAGCCAGACATTAAAGATGACAATAAAATAAAAGAATATAGTGACACTGGCACCATGTGGATTCTAGATTATCAAGAAAGAAAAGATGGGAAATACCCAACTAAATGATATTTTGGAACGAATGTCCACGTTACTGACAATATTAAGGATGACACACCTAAGTTTTCTATTTTAAAATTGAAAAATGATGTTAAAGTAGGAACAAAATTACATACTTCTGGATTTGATGATAGATTTGAAAATTTTATTTTTGATAAAAAAAATGAAAATATTAAAGTTGTTTATCAAGCTAAGGATTATTTAAGAGACAACCCATTAGATTATCTTGTTCAATCACAAAAAAATGAAATAAAACAAATGCAAGAATTTTTAGATTTTGCTGTTATTGAAATAGATTTTGAAAAAATTAATCCAAGTGAAATAACAGTTTTATCTAAAAATAACTGAGTTACTAAATATAAAGATCTAGATTCTTATAATTTTGCTAAAGAAATAACTAATAATTATTACGGATTATCTAAAGATGAAAAAGTTAAATTTAAATCTCATTCATATTTAAACAATTATCAACAGATAGATTTTCCATTAGCTTTAAAATCAAATCAATCATTTCCCGAAAATATTGATCAACTATTTGCCCTTGGTTATCCTAATTCTTCAGGAGATTTTTTCTTAAAACCATATGAAGATGATGATGAAAGAGATCCTAAAATTTCAAAATGAAATTATAGTTTATGAACTAATTCAGATTACACATTCTATGATTTAGTTAATAATCCTAATTCATTTAATGACCCTAAACAGCTTGCTAAATTTAATAAAGGAAATTTCCTTTCATATCAAATTGGCTACAGAACCTTTTCCGACAAGCCTGGTGTTGTTGATTCATTTATTTCTTCACCTATTGTTGGTAGAAATCTTTATATTGATCCATATTTCGCTCATCCAAAGCAAGATAAGATGAAATATATTCACTACGGTCTTGAATATGCATTAAGACACTATGCACCAGTTGGTGGTTCATCAGGTTCAAGTGTTAGAACAAAAAATAATGAATTAGTTGGTGTTTATCACGCTTCTAATGTTGTTGCTAAAACTGGTTTAGTAGCTGCATTTAGAAGTGAGGGATTCAACTACAACAAGCTTTATGGTGATTATAACTTACCTCAATATGATCTAATATATGGTGGTGGAAAAAATCAACAAAATTCTTATCGTGAAGCTTTAATAAAACTATATGGTGAAGATATTAAGACAGCAATTTTTGATCAAGGTCTAAATTCTAAATATATTCCCGAGGAATTCCAATTCCATTAA